The following proteins come from a genomic window of Henningerozyma blattae CBS 6284 chromosome 4, complete genome:
- the CAP2 gene encoding F-actin-capping protein subunit beta (similar to Saccharomyces cerevisiae CAP2 (YIL034C); ancestral locus Anc_7.208), giving the protein MSEIKLDAALDLLGRLNANELSRNLNNLISLEPSIAEDLLSSIDLPLKVQQDNNREYLCCDYNRDIDSYRSPWSNEYLPKLSAEEVAESPFPSDKLREFEIIFNDSIDIYKDLYYEGGISSAYFWDNEDGDYEDKGELSGVVLFKKKQDSENCWDSIHVVEVLKDGQEYSYRVTTTIILNLQNNNAEITKAMNLSGNLTKQHEKSVKFNGDDKLNNFHIVNLGSLIEDIEIKMRTMLEVVYFEKTRDIFHEIKNSIPMGRNNETHKELIDDLQKL; this is encoded by the coding sequence ATGAGCGAAATCAAATTGGATGCAGCTTTAGATCTTTTGGGTCGGTTGAACGCCAATGAATTGTCTCGAAACTTGAACAATTTAATCTCTTTAGAACCATCTATTGCTGAGGATTTGTTGTCGTCGATTGATTTACCTTTAAAAGTGCAACAGGATAATAATCGTGAATATCTATGTTGTGATTATAATCGAGATATTGATTCTTATCGTTCGCCTTGGAGTAATGAATATTTGCCTAAATTGAGTGCTGAAGAGGTTGCTGAATCGCCATTCCCCAGTGATAAGTTGAgggaatttgaaataatttttaacgATTCGATTGATATTTATAAGGATCTTTATTATGAAGGTGGGATTAGTAGTGCATATTTCTGGGATAATGAAGATGGGGATTATGAGGACAAAGGTGAATTATCAGGAGTGGTATTGTTTAAGAAGAAGCAAGATTCGGAGAATTGTTGGGATAGTATTCATGTTGTTgaagttttaaaagatgGACAAGAGTATAGTTATCGTGTTACTACGAcgattattttgaatttgcaaAACAATAATGCAGAAATTACAAAGGCGATGAATCTTTCGGGGAATTTAACCAAACAACATGAAAAGAGTGTCAAATTCAATGGAGATGATAAGTTGAACAATTTCCATATAGTTAATCTTGGTAGTTTGattgaagatattgaaatcAAAATGAGAACGATGTTGGAAGttgtttattttgaaaagacAAGAGATATTTTCCATGAGATTAAAAACTCTATTCCGATGGGGCGTAATAATGAGACTCATAAGGAATTGATTGatgatttacaaaaattgtGA
- the TBLA0D04740 gene encoding uncharacterized protein (similar to Saccharomyces cerevisiae MEI4 (YER044C-A); ancestral locus Anc_7.210): MSDTDLLIALAIIRYRNSAKSSFNYLTSCQWSHLFELPINGSFQKLSHIHLNNYLISTRLVTTLDDDRHGASQLNYIRAMVINDFIQFLSNSPNSNKFVRNKLFFNFISGQLFPLTRTNLKLIKLHCKFLSQLITPPLLKDIFFVLEKLLLIYFKNHNSHHNQKLTCQGNRAFQSMYRARRIDWRFVKYQNFKFLNQSSLNVLYTLIKNIIIHVLKNAYHHEIDSNSVIKIKSVLLIIDDQDLIAHFQLCKLKTI, translated from the coding sequence ATGTCTGACACTGATCTCCTTATAGCGTTGGCTATCATTCGATATAGAAACTCTGCCAAATCttctttcaattatttaacaTCATGCCAATGGTCTCATCTATTTGAGTTACCGATCAACGgttcttttcaaaaattatcacACATTCatctaaataattatttgattagTACCAGATTGGTAACCACCTTAGATGACGACCGTCATGGTGCTTCacaattgaattatatcAGAGCGATGGTTATAAACgattttattcaatttctaTCAAACTCTCCCAATTCCAACAAGTTTGTTAgaaacaaattatttttcaatttcatcagTGGCCAATTATTCCCCCTGACCAGAACCAATCTcaaattgattaaattacattgtaaatttttatctCAATTGATTACCCCACCTCTGTTGAAGgatatttttttcgttttagagaaattattattgatttatttcaaaaatcaCAATTCTCATCATAATCAAAAACTCACATGTCAGGGCAACAGGGCCTTCCAATCGATGTATAGAGCTCGTAGAATCGATTGGAGGTTTGTCAAGTATCAGAATTTCAagtttttaaatcaatctTCTTTGAATGTACTTTATACGTtgatcaaaaatattatcatccATGTTTTGAAAAACGCATACCATCATGAGATTGATTCGAATTCCGTTATAAAGATTAAATCAGTCTTGTTAATTATAGACGATCAAGATTTGATAGCCCATTTCCAATTGtgtaaattaaaaactaTATAA
- the TBLA0D04750 gene encoding bZIP transcription factor (similar to Saccharomyces cerevisiae ACA1 (YER045C) and CST6 (YIL036W); ancestral locus Anc_7.211) has protein sequence MEQPHQYIPPPQYAPPHSAPPQHASANTTAINNGTMLSHNNTAAAPTLRLGSNPHALNDPTLQEILSPFFQPFGVDVSHLPMTNPPIFQSSVTRYNEPSRRRRISISNGQISQLGEEIETVDSLYNQQPPPMPEHVHSHAQHLVGQQQPSIVGHALGQSHTVADAAHVPQAWPQDSGVAQGMVPQSTMPQNTTAPGSSASSSSATTTTTSASVPATATATAPAHNSNTLQPTLHNAMANTVPQNTVQSSMPPAQHQFDAWKRARLLERNRIAASKCRQRKKIAQLQLQRDYDQLVGENRRLTRKLAYYEKLVLKFRHFTEEHVQNCSGSKEGLRMVEEMLRIDSGVDEVDERGLVVKMEDT, from the coding sequence ATGGAACAGCCTCACCAGTATATCCCGCCACCGCAATATGCCCCGCCTCATTCTGCTCCACCACAACATGCATCTGCCAATACCACAGCCATCAACAATGGCACCATGCTCTCGCATAACAACACTGCTGCAGCACCTACACTGCGTCTGGGCTCCAACCCTCATGCGTTGAACGACCCTACCTTGCAAGAAATTCTCTCACCGTTTTTCCAGCCGTTTGGTGTCGATGTCTCTCATTTGCCTATGACAAACCCACCGATCTTCCAAAGCTCAGTGACTCGTTATAACGAGCCCAGTAGGCGCAGAAGAATCTCTATTTCCAACGGTCAAATCTCACAGCTGGGGGAAGAGATAGAGACGGTGGATAGTCTGTATAATCAACAGCCGCCGCCGATGCCGGAACACGTGCACTCGCATGCGCAGCATCTGGTGGGACAGCAGCAGCCGTCGATAGTGGGCCATGCATTGGGCCAATCTCACACTGTGGCAGACGCTGCGCACGTGCCGCAGGCGTGGCCACAAGACAGCGGGGTGGCACAGGGCATGGTGCCACAAAGCACAATGCCACAGAACACAACAGCACCAGGATCATCAGCATCCTCGTCGTCTgccaccaccaccaccaccagTGCATCAGTACCTGCAACTGCAACTGCAACTGCACCAGCTCACAATAGCAATACACTACAACCTACATTGCACAATGCAATGGCCAATACAGTCCCGCAGAACACAGTGCAAAGTTCAATGCCGCCAGCACAACACCAGTTTGATGCTTGGAAAAGAGCTCGTCTCTTGGAACGCAACAGAATAGCCGCCAGCAAGTGTCGTCAACGCAAGAAGATTGCACAATTGCAACTGCAAAGAGATTACGACCAGCTGGTAGGGGAGAACCGTCGACTTACGCGTAAATTGGCATACTACGAGAAACTGGTTCTAAAGTTTCGTCATTTCACAGAAGAACATGTGCAGAATTGCAGTGGCAGTAAAGAGGGTCTGAGGATGGTTGAGGAGATGCTGAGGATAGACAGTGGAGTTGATGAAGTGGATGAGAGAGGGTTGGTGGTCAAGATGGAGGACACGTGA
- the TBLA0D04760 gene encoding uncharacterized protein (similar to Saccharomyces cerevisiae DOM34 (YNL001W) and YCL001W-B; ancestral locus Anc_1.418): MKLLGLKKWNGKKNGREIKLLAENKEDLFSIYQLVKKDDVIVFKKQVSSSVEGGKKKNELVLLKIRVVSEEFDMGEESLRYKGVTIVDENGKCNASVGVGKYFSFGVNYEYPFTLIKEEMDIYEEGILDEACGHEKESDTAAVVLQEGIAHVCVLSDSSSVLKQKIEYSLPKKKRSTDVLKFDEKTEKFYKATYEAIKKHYDMNGLRVVILCSPGFYAKTLFEKILEYGNEEHNRDILDNQDKFFVANCSTGYLQGISEVLKNPEYSSVLEDTKYSRDAMILDEFLSHLNEDDGKAWYGEREVKHAAGLDAVDTLLITDELLRGDDVSKRKECMELVEQVKGTGGKVMVFSTLHSSGVELAQLTGIACILKYSIPELEEDEE, translated from the coding sequence ATGAAACTCTTAGGATTAAAGAAATGGAACGGCAAGAAGAATGGTCGTGAGATCAAATTGCTTGCCGAAAATAAAGAGGATTTGTTCAGTATCTACCAATTAGTGAAGAAAGATGACGTCATAGTGTTCAAAAAACAAGTGAGTAGTAGTGTTGAAGGTGGcaagaagaagaatgaATTGGTGTTGTTGAAGATACGTGTTGTGAGTGAGGAATTCGATATGGGTGAGGAATCGTTGAGATACAAGGGGGTGACGATAGTGGATGAGAATGGGAAATGTAATGCCTCTGTTGGTGTTGGCAAATATTTCAGTTTTGGAGTGAATTACGAATATCCATTCACGTTGATCAAAGAAGAGATGGATATTTATGAAGAGGGGATATTGGACGAGGCATGTGGCCATGAAAAGGAGAGCGATACTGCTGCAGTGGTTTTACAAGAGGGGATTGCCCACGTGTGTGTGTTGAGTGATTCAAGTAGTGTTTTGAAACAAAAGATTGAATATTCGTTGCCCAAGAAGAAACGTAGCACCGATGTCTTGAAATTTGATGAAAAGACAGAGAAGTTTTATAAAGCCACATACGAAGCGATCAAGAAACATTATGATATGAATGGATTGAGAGTCGTGATATTGTGTTCACCGGGGTTCTATGCCAAGACgttatttgaaaagatCTTGGAATACGGCAATGAAGAACATAACCGAGACATATTGGATAATCAAGACAAGTTTTTCGTGGCCAATTGTTCGACAGGATATTTACAAGGGATCTCTGAGGTGTTGAAGAACCCAGAGTATTCTAGTGTGTTGGAGGATACCAAGTATAGTCGAGACGCGATGATCTTGGATGAATTTCTAAGCCATTTgaatgaagatgatggGAAGGCGTGGTATGGTGAAAGAGAGGTGAAGCATGCGGCAGGGTTGGACGCAGTGGATACGTTATTGATTACGGATGAACTATTGAGAGGAGATGATGTGAGCAAGAGAAAGGAATGCATGGAGTTGGTGGAACAGGTGAAGGGCACGGGCGGGAAAGTGATGGTGTTCAGCACGTTGCATAGCAGTGGGGTGGAATTGGCGCAATTGACGGGCATTGCGTGTATTTTGAAGTACAGCATACCTGAACTTGAGGAGGATGAGGAGTAA
- the RER1 gene encoding protein retrieval receptor (similar to Saccharomyces cerevisiae RER1 (YCL001W); ancestral locus Anc_1.417) produces MDFEDSEYNETQSNNPIVVKYRKCVALYGYYLDKCTPHIRWRWIALFVSNVLFFLRVVYGQGWYVICYSLAIYLLNQFLGFLTPKFDMSLQQDEENKELESGERSEEFRPFIRRLPEFKFWYNSMRATLVCVVMSCFQVFDIPVFWPVLVVYFIILFFLTMRRQIQHMMKYKYIPLDIGKKSYVARN; encoded by the coding sequence ATGGATTTTGAAGATTCCGAATACAACGAAACCCAATCCAACAACCCTATTGTTGTGAAATACCGTAAATGTGTTGCGTTATATGGATATTATTTAGATAAATGTACGCCACATATCCGTTGGAGATGGATTGCACTATTTGTATCgaatgtattatttttcttacgGGTTGTTTATGGACAAGGGTGGTATGTGATTTGTTACAGTTTGGCCATTTATCTATTAAACCAATTTCTTGGGTTTTTAACTCCTAAATTTGATATGTCATTACAACAAGATGAAGAGAACAAAGAATTGGAATCTGGGGAAAGAAGTGAAGAATTCCGCCCCTTCATTAGAAGATTAcctgaatttaaattctggTACAATTCGATGAGAGCCACATTAGTTTGTGTGGTGATGTCGTGTTTCCAAGTATTTGATATCCCTGTATTTTGGCCCGTGTTAgttgtttattttatcattttgtttttccTAACAATGAGAAGACAAATCCAACATATGATGAAATACAAGTATATACCATTAGATATTGGTAAGAAAAGTTATGTAGCCAGGAATTAA
- the TBLA0D04780 gene encoding uncharacterized protein (similar to Saccharomyces cerevisiae YCL002C; ancestral locus Anc_1.416), with protein sequence MANHLVLFQFIGGLISTSAIHYQSRYNKIHRSIYGLSYDLYILEFFSHLVSIFCTLQYKFSPLISKQYAERFPLFYPQDDPATNLPISIILLLKDILISISSLAILKQLNKYRSSKHIFQGISIYCITSIIILIIFSILTFTCSRFYLPERNSGKFGIFYIEHINYLWVLGNFLSCCKFFPQISINYMGSSTIGFSSKYLVLYIISILCQFLTLFGDEKPFYRLEFNRTPFFTIIIQFISLMFLLYQAQFLYLNSRPYLPRGK encoded by the exons ATGGCAAACCATCTAGTCCTTTTCCAATTCATTGGTGGATTGATCTCT ACCTCCGCTATCCATTACCAATCACGctataataaaatacataGATCCATTTATGGACTCTCCTACGATTTATACATTCTCGAATTCTTTTCACATCTTGTATCAATCTTTTGTACTTTACAATACAAATTCTCTCCATTGATAAGCAAACAATACGCAGAAAGATTCCCTCTTTTTTATCCTCAAGATGATCCTGCCACAAATTTACCGATATCAATCATACtcttattaaaagatattctCATATCAATCTCTTCCTTAGCAATCTTAAAACAATTGAACAAATATAGATCTTCAAAACATATATTCCAAGGAATATCCATCTATTGTATCACATCCATCattattctaataatattctcCATTTTAACATTCACTTGTTCACGATTTTATTTACCAGAAAGAAATTCAGGTAAATTTGggattttttatattgaacatataaattatctttGGGTATTGGGTAATTTCTTAAGTTGTTGTAAATTTTTCCctcaaatttcaattaattatatgGGTTCATCCACAATTGGGTTTTCCTCCAAATATCTCGTCTTATATATTATCTCCATATTATGTCAATTTCTTACATTATTTGGAGATGAGAAACCATTTTATCGTTtagaatttaatagaaCTCCATTTTTCACCATCATCATTCAATTCATTTCCTTAATGTTCTTATTATATCAAGCACAATTTTTATACTTAAATTCAAGACCTTATTTACCAAGGGGGAAATAG
- the PGS1 gene encoding CDP-diacylglycerol--glycerol-3-phosphate 3-phosphatidyltransferase (similar to Saccharomyces cerevisiae PGS1 (YCL004W); ancestral locus Anc_1.415) → MSNIKTSIALFKSQLSNLNPRFYFRQNEIDIIVNPNEFYALLKDKISKAEERVFLASLYLGKNENELVDSISDALKKNSNLKVYILLDGLRGTREAPKSCSASLLSPLVRDFDNRVDIRFYKTPALTIFKKKLLPKRFIEGIGLQHMKIYGVDNEVILSGANLSSDYFSNRQDRYYLFKSKPFSEYYFKIHQLISSMSYKLMYSNTNASTFKLIWPKTNSINNSMRKHQFLRDSSKILNEFLHSKNFNINDNFSKFELNENEYPTVVYPVSQFTPLFKKNQDYSTEKPSILKMLEGIEKLPKIKWSFTAGYFNMHPDIKTKLLTVPAKHGCIITASPQANGFYKSKGVSSMLPDAYLLLSKKFLKDCHKYGMNDKIQLKEWKKGIVNEPNGWSYHAKGIWLSPDANDNEGDFPFITTIGSSNYTKRAYSLDLETDAIVMTSDPILREKMNQELNNITKNCKDVNLEDFKNDPERNIGLGTRIATKILGGKL, encoded by the coding sequence ATgtcaaatataaaaactTCAATtgcattatttaaaagCCAATTATCGAACTTAAATCCAAGATTCTATTTCAGACAGAATGAAATAGATATAATAGTCAATCCAAATGAGTTCTATGCTTTATTGAAAGATAAGATTTCCAAAGCTGAAGAACGTGTTTTCTTAGCTTCTCTATATTTGGggaaaaatgaaaatgaattggTAGATTCCATATCTGATGcgttaaagaaaaattccaatttaaaagtatatatCTTGTTAGACGGGTTAAGAGGAACAAGAGAGGCACCTAAAAGTTGTTCTGCTTCTTTATTAAGCCCATTAGTGAGAGATTTTGATAATAGGGTAGATATTAGATTTTACAAGACCCCTGCAttaacaatatttaaaaaaaaattgttaccTAAACGATTTATTGAAGGAATTGGCTTACAAcatatgaaaatatatgGGGTAGACAATGAAGTGATATTATCAGGTGCCAATTTATCATCagattatttttctaatcGACAAGATcgatattatttatttaaatctaaaCCGTTTagtgaatattattttaaaattcatcaattgaTTAGTTCGATGAGTTATAAATTAATGTATTCTAATACAAACGCATCtacatttaaattaatatggCCCAAAACAAATTCGATCAATAACAGTATGAGGAAACATCAATTTCTACGAGATTCATCCAAGATATTAAACGAATTTTTACattctaaaaatttcaatattaatgataatttttctaaatttgaattgaatgAGAATGAATATCCTACAGTTGTTTATCCAGTATCACAATTTACtccattatttaaaaaaaatcaagatTATTCCACAGAAAAACCAAGCATATTAAAGATGTTGGAaggaattgaaaaattaccCAAGATTAAATGGTCATTTACTGCTGGTTATTTTAATATGCATCctgatattaaaactaaattattaacagTACCTGCCAAACATGGGTGTATAATAACTGCATCACCACAAGCTAATGGATTTTATAAATCCAAGGGAGTTTCATCTATGTTACCTGAtgcatatttattattatcaaagaaatttttgaaagattGTCATAAATATGGTATGAATGATAAgattcaattaaaagaatggAAAAAGGGTATTGTCAATGAACCTAATGGTTGGTCATATCATGCTAAGGGGATTTGGTTATCACCAGATGCAAATGATAACGAAGGAGATTTTCCGTTTATTACAACTATTGGATCATCAAATTACACGAAAAGGGCATATTCATTAGATTTGGAAACTGATGCGATAGTCATGACATCTGATCCTATATTACGTGAAAAGATGAATcaagaattgaataatataactaaaaattgtaaagaTGTCAACTTGGAAGATTTTAAGAATGATCCTGAAAGAAATATTGGATTGGGAACTAGAATAGCTACTAAAATACTGGGAGGTAAACTTTAG